Proteins from a single region of Cydia amplana chromosome 17, ilCydAmpl1.1, whole genome shotgun sequence:
- the LOC134656125 gene encoding bilin-binding protein-like, translated as MLRLVVLLVTAVAASANVMHENNCPALKPIENFNLTAYQGTWYAISKYPEEKNGKCDSTEYKLDGDVLKVKDIHVMDGVQTYIEGTAKLAPDANKAGKLVVSLKFGDVTRDSPLNILATDYTHYAIAYNCKYDEKNKNHQDYAWILSRSKKLEGEAKTAVDNYLKANAKDLDATKFVQTDFSEAACKFTSTSLITEAAKHH; from the exons atGCTGCGATTAGTCGTCTTGCTCGTAACGGCAGTTGCTGCGTCGGCTAATGTCATGCACGAAAACAATTGCCCTGCGTTGAAGCCGATAGAAAACTTCAATTTAACagct TATCAAGGCACATGGTACGCAATTTCCAAGTACCCAGAGGAGAAGAACGGCAAATGTGACTCGACCGAGTACAAACTCGACGGAGATGTGTTGAAGGTGAAGGATATTCATGTAATGGACGGAGTCCAGACGTACATTGAAGGCACGGCCAAGCTAGCTCCCGATGCTAATAAGGCTGGCAAGCTGGTCGTCTCGCTTAAGTTTGGAG ATGTGACTAGGGACTCCCCACTGAACATCCTGGCGACGGACTACACTCACTACGCCATTGCCTACAACTGCAAATACGACGAGAAGAACAAGAACCACCAAG ATTACGCCTGGATCCTATCACGAAGCAAGAAACTAGAGGGTGAAGCCAAGACCGCCGTAGACAACTACCTGAAGGCCAACGCTAAGGACCTGGACGCCACCAAGTTCGTGCAGACCGACTTCTCCGAGGCTGCCTGCAAGTTCACCAGCACCAGCCTTATCACTGAAGCTGCAAAGCACCATTGA
- the LOC134655731 gene encoding insecticyanin-A-like, whose translation MLFLLCCLLGVFGAWADNIQGECPTIKIQENLDYTKFSGSWYNVASYASDGRSIYDCATLDFQEDNLGYTLKETYVVAELGNRTHKSYLARVDPTFDAGNRAQFIVSYENADKVLQFPFFILSTDYDNYAIAYTCKTFKKKPRTHYVFSWVLSRNKQKLDGESLKKVEDALSKYTELAEHRQSFVFKEFSDAECQFSQKFETDFFTSNFW comes from the exons ATGTTGTTCTTACTATGTTGTCTGCTTGGAGTTTTTGGGGCTTGGGCGGATAACATACAGGGAGAATGTCCAACGATCAAAATTCAAGAAAATTTGGATTACACTAAG TTTTCAGGCAGCTGGTACAACGTGGCCAGCTACGCCAGCGATGGTCGCTCGATCTACGACTGCGCCACGCTGGACTTCCAGGAGGACAACCTAGGCTACACCCTGAAGGAGACCTACGTGGTTGCTGAACTTGGGAACAGGACTCACAAGTCTTATCTTGCTAGGGTTGACCCCACCTTCGATGCTGGAAACAGGGCGCAGTTCATTGTCAGTTATGAGAATGCTG ACAAAGTGCTACAGTTCCCGTTCTTCATACTATCCACCGACTACGACAACTACGCCATCGCATACACCTGCAAAACTTTCAAGAAAAAGCCGAGAACCCACTACG TTTTCTCCTGGGTTTTATCAAGAAACAAGCAAAAGTTAGATGGAGAATCACTGAAGAAAGTAGAAGACGCTTTGTCAAAATACACGGAGTTGGCCGAGCATAGACAGTCGTTTGTTTTCAAAGAATTCTCAGACGCAGAATGCCAGTTCTCGCAAAAATTCGAGACAGATTTCTTTACTAGTAATTTTTGGTAa